The genomic segment GTGCAGACAGCTCCGGAGGCAGGACCATAAAACTGATACGGATGGAGGGCAGCAGAAGTCTGGAAAAGGTTCCCAGATACACCACATTCTGACCGCCTGCCAGACCAAAAAGAGAAGGGGTCGGCTTCTGCAGATACACAAATTCATTTTCAAAATCATCCTCAATGACCAGACTGCCATGTGCAGCAGAGTAATTCACCAGCTCCAGGCGTCTGGAAACAGGCATAATATCACCCCATTTTGTCATATGTGCAGGAGAAACATAAATAATATCACAGTCCTTATTCCTGTAATCTATCTGAAACCCATAGTCATGAAACACAGTGCTTCCCTGTACAAAAGAAGGATTGGGAAAAGAAACAGTCCGACGTTGCTCAAGGAGCGGGCAGAGGATGTGCAAAAGACTCTGAATACCTGCACCGATCACAATATCCTCCCCACTACATAGCACGTTTCTACGTTCTCTCACATAATCGGCAAGTGTATCTCTCAGGTCAGCCTCACCCTGAGGTTCTCCATAAGACAGTAATCTTTCATCCTGGCGAAGAGCGCTTTTGATATAACGTCTCCAAAGGTCAAAACGGAAACTCTCCCGATCTACTCCTGAAGAAGCAAAATCAAACCGGCAAGGTGTCTGAGCATGTTTCTCTGTTTTTCTGACAGTTGAGTGTTGCCTGTCAGCTATATCTGTCACATAGTATCCGCTCTGGGCTTTGGAGATAATATATCCCTCCGCAGCCAGCTGCAGATAGGCATTTTCAATGGTAGTGCGGCTCAGCTTCAGCTCCTGTGAACATTTTCGAAGGGAGGGCATCCTGCTTCCGGGCAGGAGCTTTTTCTCCATGATCAGCTCCCTGTAATAGTGGAACACCTCCAGATACAGGTGCTCCTTTTTTTTATTCTTATCTAAAATCAATTCCATATGTAAAACTCCGATCCTTCAAACATGCTGATGGCATTCTTGAATTGCTATAGGGTTAAAAATAAACTGACCCTTAAAAAAACATTAAATCTGGCTATATTCATATATCCACTGTGATGCTATATTAATACAAAGCATAAAAGAAAGCAAGAGGAATAAAAAATTGAAAAAAATTGCAGTAATTCATGATCTGTCCGGTCTGGGGAAATGCTCTCTTACAGCAGCGATTCCTGTAATTTCCGCCATGGGAGTCCAGGCTTGTCCGCTGCCCACCGCAATATTGAGTAATCAGACAGGATATGGATCTTATTTCTGGGATGATTATACAGACCGGATGGAGCTGATCATGGATGAGTGGAAAAAAACGGGATTTACACCGGATGGTGTTTATACAGGATTTCTGGGAGACGCCAGACAGGTGGATCTGATTCTGAAATTTGTAGATATGTTCTGCACAGAGGGAACACATATCCTGGTTGATCCGGTTATGGGAGACAGAGGGGAAACATACAAAACCTATTCAGAGACTCTCTGTGAAAAAATGCGGACTCTGGTCAGAGAAGCTACAGTGATTACGCCGAACCTGACAGAGGCACTTCTTCTTCTGTATGGAGAAGAGGGGATGAAAGAAAGAATGAAAGCACTTTCTGATATGGAAGAAACACAGTTGCTTAAGGAAATAGAAACATCCGGCAGAGAACTGACTCAGCGTTTTGGGCTGGAAGCAATTGTGATCACAGGAGTAGAGGTGTCCGGCAGTGACGGCAGAGCACGAATGGGAAATCTGGTTCTGGAGAAAGAAAAAGCAGACTGGTGTTTTTCTGTAAAAGAGGGCGGCAGTTATTCCGGAACAGGAGATCTTCTGGCATCTGTACTGAGTGCGGGAATGGTGAGAGGGATTCCCATGAAAGCATGTGTGGAGAAGGCTGTTGAATTTCTGGGAGGAGCTATTCACGATGCAGTGGAAGAAGGAACTGACAGAAATGACGGAGTCTGCTTTGAAAAATATCTGGGGATACTGACACAGATATAAAACAGGAAATCATAGATACCAAATGCCGGATAGTTAAGTAAAATATATAACAGGAGGGACCATATTATGTCTGAATTAACAGCAAAAGAAAACATCAAAACGGCCGATACAGTGAAAAGGATCACAGCCACAGCGGTAATGGCAGCATTGACTACTTTAATGACAGCTTATATTTTCCACATTCCGGTAGGGGTGAACGGAGGATATGTACATCTGGGCGACACGATGATCTATCTGGCAGCAGCATTTCTGCCACTACCTTACGCATGTGCGGCAGGAGCGATCGGAGGTGGCCTGGCAGATCTTCTGACAGCACCTGTATGGGCGCCTGCAACCATAATTATCAAAATGCTGATCTGTCTTCCGTTTTCTTCTAAAGGAACAAAGCTGGTCACAAAGAAAAATGTAGTTGCATTATTCCTTGCATTCGCCATCTCAGCAACAGGATACTATATTGCAGAAGGAATTATGTTTGGATTTACAGCATCCTTCTTTACCTCTGTCAGCGGAAGTATTGTACAGTCAGGTGGAAGTGCCATTATGTTTGTGATCATTGGTACTGCACTTGATAAAATCGGATTTAAGACGAATATTGCGAAATAATACGAAAAATAAAATAACTGAGTTTAAAATGAGGAAAATATAAAATGACAACAGATATCATATACAGATATAAAAACCAGGTATATTTTAACATCACCAATAAATGTCCATGCAGATGCACTTTCTGCATCCGAAATACAGAGGATGCCATCGGTGAGGCATCCAATCTCTGGTTTGAACATGAACCTGCATTGGAAGAGATTTACAAAGCCATTGATGAGTTTGATTTTTCAGACTGTAATGAAGTGGTTTTCTGCGGATACGGAGAACCGACCATGGCTCTTGAGAACCTTATAGCAGTAAGCAAATATATCAGGGAAAGATACCCATTCCGGATCAGGCTGAATACCAACGGCTTATCTGATCTGATTCACAAACGTTCTACTGCAGAAGAAATCTGTCAGGCTGTAGACAGTATATCCATCAGCCTGAATATGCCGGATGCAGCTTCCTACAATGAAGTAGTCCGTCCAGCATACGGCGAGAAGTCCTTTGACGCCATGCTGAAA from the Blautia wexlerae DSM 19850 genome contains:
- a CDS encoding TIGR04002 family protein, whose product is MSELTAKENIKTADTVKRITATAVMAALTTLMTAYIFHIPVGVNGGYVHLGDTMIYLAAAFLPLPYACAAGAIGGGLADLLTAPVWAPATIIIKMLICLPFSSKGTKLVTKKNVVALFLAFAISATGYYIAEGIMFGFTASFFTSVSGSIVQSGGSAIMFVIIGTALDKIGFKTNIAK
- a CDS encoding TIGR04100 family radical SAM protein — encoded protein: MTTDIIYRYKNQVYFNITNKCPCRCTFCIRNTEDAIGEASNLWFEHEPALEEIYKAIDEFDFSDCNEVVFCGYGEPTMALENLIAVSKYIRERYPFRIRLNTNGLSDLIHKRSTAEEICQAVDSISISLNMPDAASYNEVVRPAYGEKSFDAMLKFARDCKQYLDDVRFTVVDVIGEEKVEQSKILAAQNGIPLRVRKYSP
- a CDS encoding pyridoxamine kinase — encoded protein: MKKIAVIHDLSGLGKCSLTAAIPVISAMGVQACPLPTAILSNQTGYGSYFWDDYTDRMELIMDEWKKTGFTPDGVYTGFLGDARQVDLILKFVDMFCTEGTHILVDPVMGDRGETYKTYSETLCEKMRTLVREATVITPNLTEALLLLYGEEGMKERMKALSDMEETQLLKEIETSGRELTQRFGLEAIVITGVEVSGSDGRARMGNLVLEKEKADWCFSVKEGGSYSGTGDLLASVLSAGMVRGIPMKACVEKAVEFLGGAIHDAVEEGTDRNDGVCFEKYLGILTQI
- a CDS encoding PLP-dependent aminotransferase family protein — protein: MELILDKNKKKEHLYLEVFHYYRELIMEKKLLPGSRMPSLRKCSQELKLSRTTIENAYLQLAAEGYIISKAQSGYYVTDIADRQHSTVRKTEKHAQTPCRFDFASSGVDRESFRFDLWRRYIKSALRQDERLLSYGEPQGEADLRDTLADYVRERRNVLCSGEDIVIGAGIQSLLHILCPLLEQRRTVSFPNPSFVQGSTVFHDYGFQIDYRNKDCDIIYVSPAHMTKWGDIMPVSRRLELVNYSAAHGSLVIEDDFENEFVYLQKPTPSLFGLAGGQNVVYLGTFSRLLLPSIRISFMVLPPELSALYRKKADQYNQTASKAEQIALCQFIRDGHLAAQTRKLKRLYSVKLKALRSAVREVFGKDSQIQTGAAGTSLALTLSTTLTWQELQKKAQTNGLRLQLLREAPGKITLILSCSSMPVADFVPACKLLKDISQIQN